In one Rugosibacter aromaticivorans genomic region, the following are encoded:
- the ccmB gene encoding heme exporter protein CcmB, giving the protein MNAFFATMRRDVLLALRRKSEVLTAVFFFVIVVSLFPLGIGPEPALLKKIAPGVLWVTALLATLLGLPRLFASDHLDGTLEQMALSPSPLALLIAGKITAHWLLCGLPLVLLAPALGLQFDLDVRTLGILSLSLLLGTPLLSLIGAMGAALTLGVRGGGVLLALLVLPLYIPTLIFGAGAVEAQSAGLGVEGHLSLLAALLALAVFFAPWATTAALRIALE; this is encoded by the coding sequence ATGAATGCTTTTTTTGCCACCATGCGACGCGACGTGCTGCTCGCTCTGCGGCGCAAAAGCGAAGTGCTGACGGCCGTGTTTTTTTTCGTTATCGTGGTTAGCCTGTTCCCGCTCGGCATCGGCCCGGAACCAGCGCTGCTCAAGAAAATCGCGCCCGGTGTATTGTGGGTGACGGCCCTTTTGGCTACCTTGCTAGGTCTGCCCCGATTGTTTGCTTCTGATCATCTGGACGGCACGCTGGAGCAGATGGCGCTCTCGCCATCTCCCCTGGCACTGCTGATTGCTGGCAAAATAACGGCCCACTGGCTGTTGTGCGGTTTGCCGCTGGTGCTCCTGGCGCCGGCGCTTGGGTTGCAGTTCGATCTGGATGTGCGGACCTTGGGCATTCTCAGTTTGTCACTGCTACTGGGTACGCCGTTGCTGTCGTTAATTGGCGCCATGGGTGCGGCGCTGACGCTGGGTGTGCGTGGCGGCGGTGTATTGCTCGCGCTGCTGGTTTTGCCCCTGTACATCCCGACGCTGATTTTTGGCGCCGGCGCGGTAGAAGCACAAAGTGCAGGTTTGGGTGTCGAGGGGCATCTGTCCCTGTTGGCAGCCTTGCTGGCGCTGGCGGTTTTTTTTGCGCCGTGGGCGACGACAGCAGCGTTGAGAATTGCGCTTGAGTGA
- the ccmC gene encoding heme ABC transporter permease CcmC: MNMKIINWFRFASPQSFYPLAGRLIPLFWVLALLFGAAGLWVSFFVAPTDAQQGEGYRIIFVHVPASWMSMIIYLAMAFWAGLGLALNTRLSSMMAQALAPTGALMAALSLWTGAFWGKPMWGAWWVWDARLTSELILFFLYIGFIALQSAIDDPRRADKAGAILALIGVVNVPIIYFSVKWWNTLHQGSSINLTRAPSMAHTMLWGLLLMALAFWMYSIAVSLMRLRAIMLERERHTEWVKHAME, translated from the coding sequence ATGAATATGAAAATAATTAACTGGTTTCGCTTCGCCAGCCCGCAGAGTTTTTATCCGCTGGCCGGACGGCTCATTCCGCTGTTCTGGGTGCTGGCCTTGCTCTTTGGCGCTGCGGGTCTGTGGGTGTCTTTTTTTGTCGCGCCCACCGATGCCCAGCAGGGCGAAGGCTATCGCATCATCTTCGTGCATGTTCCCGCCTCGTGGATGTCGATGATTATTTATCTGGCCATGGCGTTTTGGGCTGGTCTTGGCCTGGCGCTGAATACACGCCTGTCGAGCATGATGGCGCAGGCCTTGGCACCGACAGGCGCACTCATGGCCGCGTTGAGCTTATGGACGGGCGCTTTCTGGGGCAAGCCGATGTGGGGCGCGTGGTGGGTGTGGGATGCGCGGCTGACGTCTGAATTGATCCTGTTTTTCCTTTACATCGGCTTTATTGCGCTGCAATCCGCGATTGACGATCCGCGCCGTGCCGACAAGGCGGGAGCGATACTTGCCCTGATCGGTGTGGTGAATGTGCCGATTATTTATTTTTCCGTGAAATGGTGGAACACGCTGCATCAGGGCTCAAGCATCAATCTCACGCGCGCGCCCTCGATGGCGCACACCATGCTGTGGGGCCTGCTGTTGATGGCGCTGGCGTTCTGGATGTATTCCATTGCCGTGTCGCTGATGCGCTTGCGCGCCATCATGCTCGAGCGCGAACGGCATACCGAATGGGTGAAACATGCAATGGAATAG
- the ccmD gene encoding heme exporter protein CcmD yields the protein MQWNSIGEFFAMGGYALYVWSSFGACAWLMVAEPFLVRQRLNDVRRDLARERLADKLDGNLDSTRNETPS from the coding sequence ATGCAATGGAATAGCATTGGTGAATTTTTCGCCATGGGCGGTTACGCCTTGTATGTTTGGAGCAGCTTCGGCGCCTGTGCGTGGCTCATGGTGGCGGAACCTTTTCTGGTCAGACAGCGTCTGAATGACGTTCGCCGCGATCTGGCCCGCGAACGGCTGGCCGACAAACTGGATGGCAACCTGGATAGCACGCGCAATGAAACCCCGTCATAA
- the ccmE gene encoding cytochrome c maturation protein CcmE — MKPRHKRIALIVGGLASLAVAAVFVLKALDSNIALYVTPSDVFAGKSPQGKAFRMGGLVKKESIQREGMTTRFIITDTAKEIPVSYTGILPDLFRDGKGAIVQGRLEQDGQFVASEVLAKHDENYMPPEAKHAIEQAQKK; from the coding sequence ATGAAACCCCGTCATAAACGTATCGCCTTGATTGTTGGCGGCCTGGCGTCGCTCGCTGTGGCCGCTGTGTTTGTATTGAAGGCGCTGGACAGTAATATTGCGCTGTATGTCACGCCCTCGGATGTTTTTGCGGGAAAATCGCCGCAAGGCAAAGCCTTTCGCATGGGGGGGCTGGTCAAAAAAGAGTCCATCCAGCGCGAGGGCATGACCACGCGTTTCATCATCACCGACACCGCAAAAGAAATCCCCGTTTCCTATACCGGCATCCTGCCGGACTTGTTCCGCGATGGCAAGGGTGCCATTGTGCAAGGCCGGTTGGAGCAAGACGGACAGTTTGTTGCCAGTGAAGTACTGGCAAAACATGATGAAAATTACATGCCCCCTGAAGCCAAGCACGCCATTGAACAGGCACAGAAAAAATGA